Proteins co-encoded in one Rhinoraja longicauda isolate Sanriku21f unplaced genomic scaffold, sRhiLon1.1 Scf000375, whole genome shotgun sequence genomic window:
- the LOC144590871 gene encoding C-type lectin mannose-binding isoform-like, with protein MMLMCVLVLTALLASDVAGTTDSLEPEETQQDLEMRALSEGPCAENWFYFPKLTSCYQFFSDNKTWSDAEAFCKQQAHYGHLATVISSEHDTFITNVIAAVIKGNPFVWIGLNDRCEEGTFTWIDGSPSSYRHWNRNQPDNQRNEDCGHTHYNGAWNDLPCDRKIGFVCSYKPGCH; from the exons ATGATGCTGATGTGTGTTTTGGTGCTGACTGCACTGCTTGCCAGTGATGTGGCAG GGACGACCGATTCCTTGGAACCGGAGGAGACTCAGCAAGACCTTGAAATGCGCGCCTTATCCGAAGGGCCGTGTGCTGAAAACTGGTTTTATTTTCCTAAATTAACATCCTGTTATCAGTTTTTCAGTGACAATAAGACCTGGTCAGATGCTGAG GCGTTCTGCAAACAGCAAGCACATTACGGGCACCTGGCTACTGTGATCTCGAGTGAACACGACACGTTCATTACCAACGTGATTGCTGCAGTGATCAAAGGGAATCCATTCGTCTGGATTGGCCTAAACGACAGATGTGAG GAAGGGACTTTCACTTGGATCGATGGATCTCCATCAAGTTACAGACATTGGAATCGTAATCAACCTGACAATCAACGCAATGAAGATTGTGGGCACACTCATT ATAATGGAGCTTGGAATGACCTGCCGTGTGATAGAAAAATTGGTTTTGTTTGTTCCTACAAACCGGGCTGTCATTAG
- the LOC144590870 gene encoding C-type lectin mannose-binding isoform-like: MMLMCVLVLTALLASDVAGTTDSLGPEETQQDLEMRALSEGPCAENWFYFPKLRSCYQFFSHNKTWSDAEAFCKQQAHYGHLATVTSSEHDTFIFNVIAAVNQRNQFTWIGLNDKCQEGTFTWIDGSPSSYRHWHRDQPDNQGNEDCGHTHYFGAWNDLPCDVTIGFVCSYKAGCH, encoded by the exons ATGATGCTGATGTGTGTTTTGGTGCTGACCGCACTGCTTGCCAGTGATGTGGCAG GGACGACCGATTCCTTGGGACCGGAGGAGACTCAGCAAGACCTTGAAATGCGTGCCTTATCCGAAGGGCCGTGTGCTGAAAACTGGTTTTATTTTCCTAAATTAAGATCCTGTTATCAGTTTTTCAGTCACAATAAGACCTGGTCAGATGCTGAG GCGTTCTGCAAACAGCAAGCACATTACGGGCACCTGGCTACTGTGACCTCGAGTGAACACGACACGTTCATTTTCAACGTGATTGCTGCAGTGAACCAAAGGAATCAATTCACCTGGATTGGCCTAAACGACAAATGCCAG GAAGGGACTTTCACTTGGATCGATGGATCTCCATCAAGTTACAGACATTGGCATCGTGATCAACCTGACAATCAAGGCAATGAAGATTGTGGGCACACTCATT ATTTTGGAGCTTGGAATGACCTGCCGTGTGATGTAACAATTGGTTTTGTTTGTTCCTACAAAGCGGGCTGTCATTAG